From the Erinaceus europaeus unplaced genomic scaffold, mEriEur2.1 scaffold_541, whole genome shotgun sequence genome, one window contains:
- the FAM32A gene encoding protein FAM32A, whose amino-acid sequence MAAAYEQVQKGPLKLKGVAELGVAKRKKKKKKDKDQAQLLEAMGTSKKSEEEKRRGLDKRTPAQAAFEKMQEKRQMERILKKASKTHKQRVEDFNRHLDTLTEHYDIPKVSWTK is encoded by the exons ATGGCGGCGGCCTACGAGCAGGTGCAGAAGGGGCCGCTGAAGCTCAAGGGCGTCGCGGAGCTCGGCGTCGCCAAGCG gaagaagaagaagaagaaggacaaggaCCAGGCCCAGCTGCTGGAAGCCATGGGGACCAGCAAGAAGAGCGAGGAGGAGAAGCGGCGCGGCCTGGACAAGCGCACGCCCGCGCAGGCGGCCTTCGAGAAGATGCAGGAGAAGCGG CAAATGGAGAGGATCCTGAAGAAGGCCTCCAAGACCCACAAGCagagggtggag GACTTCAACCGGCACCTGGACACGCTGACCGAGCACTACGACATCCCCAAGGTCAGCTGGACCAAGTAG